One Phocoena phocoena chromosome 5, mPhoPho1.1, whole genome shotgun sequence genomic region harbors:
- the AMTN gene encoding amelotin, with amino-acid sequence MKARILLFCLLGSTLSSPVSLNPALVVPPPKLVPGQATLLNQQQPNQVFPSLSLIPLTQTLTLGSDLQLLNPAAGIASGTQTLPLTLGGLKVQQQLQQVLPVIVAHLGPQGAILSSEELPVTPQILTGFIFHPLFPGAILPTSQATPEVQNGILSAGQAGANPAIRGTSEGPFPTTSGTDDDFSETTPVGIQRGIHTTEETTTGSPKVSLAGGRSMNNQKVYDAQRSGQSRHLMWILTPETKSVDTHP; translated from the exons CTCAACCCTGCTTTGGTAGTTCCTCCACCAAAGCTTGTTCCAGGTCAGGCAACACTGCTAAACCAACAGCAGCCAAATCAG GTCTTCCCTTCTTTAAGTCTAATTCCATTGACACAGACGCTCACACTGGGGTCAGACCTGCAACTG CTAAATCCTGCTGCAGGGATAGCATCTGGTACCCAGACCCTCCCACTGACCCTGGGGGGATTGAAGGTACAGCAGCAGCTGCAACAA GTGTTACCAGTTATTGTAGCACACCTTGGACCCCAG GGTGCTATCCTAAGCTCAGAGGAATTG CCAGTGACCCCCCAAATCTTAACAGGATTTATCTTCCATCCCTTGTTTCCCGGAGCCATCCTGCCCACCAGTCAGGCTACTCCAGAGGTCCAGAATGGAATCCTTTCTGCAGGACAAGCAGGAGCAAATCCTGCCATCCGGGGAACCTCAGAGGGCCCCTTCCCAACTACCAGTGGCACAGATGATGACTTTTCAGAGACCACCCCTGTAGGCATCCAAAGGGGCATACACACCACTGAGGAAACCACCACAGGGTCACCAAAAG TATCTCTGGCAGGGGGAAGATCTATGAACAATCAAAAGGTGTATGATGCTCAACGAAGTGGCCAGTCCCGACACCTGATGTGGATACTCACCCCCGAAACTAAGAGTGTGGATACTCACCCATGA